A single genomic interval of Bacillus smithii harbors:
- a CDS encoding MgtC/SapB family protein: protein MDFHILVKLVISAVLGLIIGLERELKRKPVGLKTSLVISIVSCLLTIVSSESAYVFPANHDVNITMDPLRLAAQIVSGIGFLGAGVILRRGNDSISGLTTAAIIWGAAGIGIAVGAGFYVEAIAGVVLLIISVEIIPLVFLVIGPKKLREKEVLLKMTIKNKEQIQEVIDIIQKDKITIDNIHIKDLKDGNTHLLELNVSVDFRRRTTQLYYFVSEIPGVENVEIESL from the coding sequence ATGGACTTTCATATATTAGTGAAACTTGTCATTTCAGCAGTATTAGGACTAATCATTGGTTTGGAACGGGAATTAAAAAGAAAACCGGTCGGATTGAAAACTAGTTTGGTTATATCGATCGTCAGCTGCTTGTTGACGATCGTTTCAAGTGAGTCTGCTTATGTATTTCCCGCAAATCATGATGTGAATATCACGATGGATCCTCTCCGTCTTGCAGCCCAAATTGTTTCAGGGATTGGTTTTTTAGGAGCGGGCGTCATTTTGCGCAGAGGCAATGACAGTATATCAGGTTTGACAACTGCTGCGATTATCTGGGGTGCCGCCGGGATTGGAATTGCAGTCGGAGCCGGATTTTACGTTGAAGCGATTGCTGGCGTTGTTTTACTGATCATCAGCGTAGAAATAATTCCCCTTGTTTTTCTTGTGATTGGGCCTAAAAAATTGCGTGAAAAAGAAGTATTGCTCAAAATGACCATTAAAAATAAAGAACAGATTCAAGAAGTGATTGATATTATTCAAAAAGATAAAATTACAATCGACAATATTCATATTAAAGACCTGAAAGACGGAAATACTCATCTCCTAGAACTAAATGTGTCCGTAGATTTCCGGAGAAGGACTACTCAACTGTACTATTTTGTTTCTGAAATTCCCGGAGTGGAAAACGTGGAAATCGAAAGTCTTTAG
- a CDS encoding potassium channel family protein, translating into MAFYRIFLRWPLVGRVLAISVAIIVAAGVIIHFLEPVTFPTIFEGIWWAVITASTVGYGDYVPATLEGRLIGLILIFAGAGFLTTYFASLAATAVTRQNAYIDGKETFKEDRHIVIIGWNERSRAFIHHWSLLKNSKSILLIDESLHQNPFSDGRVHFIKGVPYQDDTLQKGNVKQADLVLITADQDKNERQADMATILTIIAVKGMNPNVYCLAEILTAEQVENAKRAGADELIHTNQLASFAMLNSLLCHGMSDAVMDLLDHVNGSHFKTIVMEDEWDGLTFRQLSNVLIQKRMLLLGVKREEDVIINPPPELTMKKSFQLIIISD; encoded by the coding sequence ATGGCTTTTTACCGGATTTTTCTGCGCTGGCCGCTTGTCGGCCGTGTATTAGCCATCTCTGTAGCCATTATTGTAGCAGCCGGAGTCATTATTCACTTCTTGGAACCGGTCACTTTTCCTACTATATTTGAAGGAATCTGGTGGGCTGTGATCACCGCCTCCACGGTTGGCTACGGAGATTACGTTCCCGCAACATTAGAAGGGCGGCTAATCGGATTGATTCTAATTTTTGCCGGCGCCGGATTTTTAACGACTTATTTCGCCTCATTAGCAGCAACCGCGGTCACTCGTCAAAATGCCTATATAGATGGCAAAGAAACATTTAAGGAAGACCGCCATATCGTCATTATCGGCTGGAATGAACGATCGCGTGCGTTTATTCATCATTGGTCTCTCTTAAAAAATTCCAAGTCCATCTTGTTGATCGATGAGTCTTTGCACCAAAATCCATTTTCAGATGGCAGAGTGCACTTTATTAAAGGAGTTCCTTATCAAGACGACACCTTGCAAAAAGGAAATGTAAAGCAAGCCGATCTCGTTTTGATTACAGCAGATCAGGATAAAAACGAACGTCAAGCGGATATGGCCACCATCTTAACGATTATCGCTGTAAAAGGAATGAATCCAAACGTCTATTGTTTAGCAGAAATTTTAACGGCAGAACAAGTAGAAAATGCTAAAAGAGCCGGTGCAGATGAATTGATTCATACGAATCAGCTTGCAAGTTTCGCTATGTTGAACAGCTTGCTTTGCCACGGAATGTCTGACGCCGTAATGGATCTATTAGATCATGTGAATGGCAGTCATTTCAAAACGATCGTAATGGAAGACGAGTGGGATGGGTTGACCTTTCGACAGTTAAGCAATGTGCTCATCCAAAAACGAATGCTTCTGCTCGGAGTGAAGCGAGAAGAAGACGTAATCATCAACCCTCCACCTGAATTAACAATGAAAAAAAGTTTTCAGCTGATCATTATATCCGATTAG
- a CDS encoding YugN-like family protein, translating to MIQIPSKIEGRHYSLYNLEQSLKPKGFQIGGNWDYDHGSFDYKISDDEGYQFLRIPFTAVDGQLDSAGVTVKLGRPFLMNHVYQRGLDDYASSGNLAASFNQFSEPQEKDAEFPEEYIQFGKQLVRDIESLLID from the coding sequence ATGATTCAAATACCTTCGAAAATAGAGGGGCGGCATTATTCTTTATATAATCTGGAACAATCATTAAAACCAAAAGGGTTTCAAATTGGCGGGAATTGGGATTATGATCATGGATCGTTCGATTATAAAATCAGCGATGATGAAGGTTATCAATTTTTACGCATCCCATTTACGGCTGTAGACGGCCAATTGGATTCAGCAGGTGTAACTGTGAAACTAGGGAGGCCGTTTTTAATGAATCATGTATATCAGCGCGGCTTGGACGATTATGCTTCCTCCGGAAATTTGGCCGCCTCTTTTAATCAATTTTCGGAACCGCAAGAGAAAGATGCTGAATTTCCGGAAGAATATATCCAGTTTGGAAAACAGCTTGTGCGTGACATCGAGTCTTTGTTGATAGACTAA
- a CDS encoding MFS transporter, translated as MYWKRTLWVLWPANFLQAAGMSLIIPFLPLYIEKLGVHHIQNVEHWTGWIFSAQFITSFLFQPLWGSLADKYGRKVMLLRSSVGMGIVTILMGIVTSPWQLLGLRLINGLFSGFISMSISLQASVTPDKDSGKALGTLQTGQIVGTLIGPLIGGILSELVGFEGVFFLTGSLILLAGLVVMIFIKETATVKKEKASKQKKNWKSLKPLLPVFIAATITQLAMMSIQPIITLYTKTLYHGRHLAFIVGLVSAVTGIANLIGSPILGRIGDKIGQRKILIISLTMSALAFLPQVLAKNITLLLIGRFFLGLFTGGMIPSLNVLVKKLAPANLQGTAFGINSSARFLGNLLGPLLGSSIAAAYNIKLIFYVTMAFLLVNMVLILRNKSLEVPVTKMKNS; from the coding sequence ATGTATTGGAAACGTACTTTATGGGTTTTATGGCCGGCTAATTTTTTACAAGCCGCCGGAATGAGTCTTATCATACCGTTTTTACCGTTATATATTGAAAAGCTGGGAGTTCATCATATTCAAAATGTGGAACATTGGACAGGATGGATTTTCTCAGCTCAATTTATCACTTCTTTTTTATTTCAACCATTATGGGGTTCTTTGGCCGATAAATATGGACGGAAAGTGATGCTGCTACGTTCTTCCGTCGGGATGGGGATTGTGACCATTTTAATGGGGATTGTGACAAGTCCTTGGCAATTGCTTGGTCTGCGACTAATCAATGGTTTATTTTCCGGTTTTATTTCGATGTCCATTTCATTGCAGGCTTCTGTGACGCCGGACAAAGACTCGGGAAAGGCGCTTGGAACGTTGCAAACGGGTCAAATTGTCGGTACGCTGATCGGCCCGCTGATTGGCGGAATATTGTCTGAGCTGGTTGGATTTGAAGGAGTATTTTTTCTCACAGGAAGCCTTATTTTATTAGCCGGGCTGGTGGTCATGATCTTTATAAAAGAGACAGCAACGGTTAAGAAAGAAAAGGCATCAAAACAAAAAAAGAATTGGAAATCGTTAAAACCGCTTCTCCCTGTCTTTATTGCGGCCACAATTACACAATTGGCCATGATGAGCATTCAGCCCATCATCACACTATACACAAAAACACTATATCACGGAAGACATTTGGCCTTTATAGTCGGACTTGTCAGTGCAGTTACTGGCATCGCCAATCTGATTGGCTCTCCTATTTTAGGGAGAATAGGAGATAAAATTGGGCAGCGAAAAATTTTAATCATATCCCTCACGATGTCTGCCTTGGCTTTCTTGCCGCAAGTGTTAGCTAAAAATATCACTCTTTTGCTTATTGGACGCTTTTTTCTAGGACTGTTTACCGGAGGAATGATCCCTTCGTTAAACGTTTTGGTCAAGAAATTAGCCCCCGCCAATCTCCAAGGAACGGCGTTTGGAATCAATTCTTCCGCACGGTTTCTTGGAAATTTGCTGGGGCCTTTGTTAGGAAGTTCGATTGCTGCGGCTTATAACATAAAGCTTATATTTTATGTCACTATGGCGTTTCTGTTGGTAAACATGGTATTGATATTGCGAAACAAAAGTCTGGAAGTTCCTGTTACCAAAATGAAAAACAGCTAG
- a CDS encoding glycosyltransferase family 39 protein produces the protein MRMKLKGRIDFLLLGILLLSIFLNFYRLKDAGSNTYYTVAVKSMLTSFHTFFYASFDPAGFITVDKPPVALWIQALSAYLFGLSDFSVLLPEALAGVISVWLMYVIIKPQFGRKAALLSSLVLACTPIFVAVVRTNNVDSILIMTLLVATWSLMKAVEKQKIRWLLLSFFLVGIGFNIKMLQAYMVLPAFYLFYFIAAKSKWTKRMVQLIAATVVLLVVSLSWATIVDMVPKDKRPYIGSSQTNSVLELALGYNGISRLTGMDHGNGRAFKGMPNMEQNQKQFENGNGSSPQGMPYGNRTPGNGEFPPSFGQDGGKHLMGNGGMGRGMFGTGNPGVTRLFSKELAGQISWLLPFVLFSVIGLIVSYRKTREFTMQHKFAIFWLAWLIPMMIFFSIAGFFHQYYLSMMGPAIAGLVGMGWIILWDFYKKKQGWPSWLLPAAILATAFFETLILFQNREAVSETWMAFTAIVGVILFVFLTIMQNREKAAYFLSVAGMLAVLILPFYWGLTTVLHGGNSTIPVAGPTSQSFGPMMDEKRNSAQPGEAPAGMFHTGQSVGRPSGQTDFRQRGGMMEEEVNTKLLNYLEKHYHGEKFMLAVDSATTAAPFMLKTNYAVMAMGGFLGSDPVLTPQKLEKMAKAGEVKYFLISSGMGMGRDQKINEWIEKNCKEVPSSEWESAKNSDNNQHFRRDQNMKLYVYKG, from the coding sequence ATGAGAATGAAATTAAAAGGAAGAATCGATTTTTTATTGTTAGGAATTCTCCTTCTCTCGATTTTTCTTAATTTTTATCGGTTAAAGGATGCCGGATCCAATACATATTATACGGTGGCTGTTAAAAGTATGTTGACAAGCTTCCATACGTTTTTCTATGCATCCTTCGATCCTGCGGGATTTATTACCGTGGATAAGCCTCCCGTTGCGTTGTGGATCCAAGCGCTTAGTGCGTATCTCTTTGGATTAAGCGACTTTAGTGTTCTGTTGCCGGAAGCACTTGCAGGGGTAATATCCGTATGGCTCATGTATGTCATTATCAAACCTCAATTTGGACGAAAAGCAGCTTTACTGTCCAGCTTAGTATTGGCATGCACACCCATCTTTGTAGCCGTTGTACGTACAAATAATGTAGACAGTATTCTCATTATGACGCTCTTAGTGGCCACATGGTCTTTAATGAAAGCAGTGGAAAAACAAAAAATTCGCTGGTTATTATTGAGTTTTTTTCTCGTCGGAATTGGTTTTAACATTAAAATGCTGCAAGCTTATATGGTATTACCGGCGTTTTATCTTTTTTATTTTATCGCGGCGAAATCAAAATGGACGAAACGAATGGTACAGTTGATTGCGGCAACCGTTGTGCTCCTTGTCGTATCCCTTTCATGGGCGACGATTGTGGACATGGTGCCGAAAGATAAGCGCCCTTACATCGGAAGCAGCCAGACAAACTCTGTACTTGAACTGGCTTTAGGCTATAATGGGATCTCACGTTTAACAGGAATGGACCATGGAAATGGCAGAGCTTTCAAAGGAATGCCGAACATGGAGCAAAATCAAAAGCAGTTTGAAAACGGAAACGGGAGTTCTCCACAAGGAATGCCCTATGGGAATAGAACACCGGGAAATGGAGAATTTCCTCCCTCCTTTGGCCAAGATGGCGGTAAACACTTGATGGGGAATGGAGGAATGGGAAGGGGAATGTTTGGAACCGGAAATCCCGGTGTAACCCGACTCTTCTCGAAAGAATTAGCCGGTCAAATTAGTTGGCTGTTGCCATTCGTCCTCTTTTCGGTTATTGGATTAATTGTATCGTATCGGAAAACGAGAGAATTTACGATGCAGCATAAATTTGCGATCTTTTGGCTGGCATGGCTTATACCGATGATGATCTTTTTCAGCATCGCGGGATTTTTCCATCAGTATTATTTAAGTATGATGGGTCCTGCCATTGCGGGGTTAGTCGGAATGGGCTGGATAATTTTATGGGATTTCTACAAGAAGAAGCAAGGATGGCCAAGTTGGCTTTTGCCTGCGGCTATTCTAGCTACCGCTTTCTTTGAAACATTGATCTTATTCCAAAATAGAGAAGCTGTATCGGAAACATGGATGGCTTTTACTGCGATAGTTGGAGTTATTTTATTCGTGTTCTTGACGATCATGCAAAATCGAGAAAAAGCTGCTTACTTCCTGTCTGTTGCGGGAATGCTTGCCGTGCTGATCCTTCCGTTTTATTGGGGACTTACGACCGTTTTACATGGGGGAAACAGCACAATTCCAGTTGCAGGACCTACGAGTCAATCATTTGGCCCGATGATGGATGAAAAAAGGAACTCTGCACAACCGGGTGAAGCACCAGCCGGGATGTTCCATACCGGACAAAGTGTCGGAAGGCCGAGTGGCCAAACAGATTTTAGACAAAGAGGCGGAATGATGGAAGAAGAAGTGAATACAAAACTCCTGAATTATTTAGAAAAACACTATCATGGGGAAAAATTTATGTTAGCTGTTGATAGTGCGACAACCGCCGCTCCATTCATGTTGAAAACCAATTATGCTGTGATGGCGATGGGAGGATTTTTAGGAAGTGATCCTGTTTTGACGCCTCAGAAGCTTGAAAAGATGGCAAAAGCGGGTGAAGTGAAATATTTCCTGATTTCTTCAGGCATGGGAATGGGACGCGATCAGAAAATCAACGAGTGGATTGAAAAGAATTGCAAAGAAGTTCCAAGCAGTGAGTGGGAATCGGCAAAGAACTCTGACAACAATCAACATTTTCGCCGAGATCAAAATATGAAACTTTACGTGTATAAAGGATAA
- a CDS encoding glucose-6-phosphate isomerase: protein MTHIQFDYSKALTFFGEHEIRYLQDAVKVFHHALHEKTGQGSDFTGWIDLPVDYDKEEFARIQKAAAKIQQDSDVLLVIGIGGSYLGARAAIEMLNHSFYNALPSEKRKTPQIIFTGNNISSTYMKDVMDFLEGKDFSINVISKSGTTTEPAIAFRIFRKLLEEKYGKEEARKRIYATTDKAKGALKTVADEEGYETFVIPDDVGGRYSVLTAVGLLPIAVSGADIEAMMKGAAQAREDFGHSELKNNLAYQYAAVRNILYNKGKTTELLINYEPGLQYFAEWWKQLFGESEGKDQKGIYPSSANFSTDLHSLGQYIQEGRRDLFETVIKVENPRHEVTIEAEENDLDGLNYLAGKTVDFVNNKAFEGTMLAHTDGGVPNLIVRIPKMDEYTFGYLVYFFEKACAMSGYLLGVNPFDQPGVEAYKVNMFALLGKPGYEEKKAELEKRLK, encoded by the coding sequence ATGACACATATTCAATTCGATTACTCAAAAGCCTTAACTTTTTTTGGAGAACATGAAATTCGCTATTTGCAAGACGCTGTAAAAGTATTTCACCATGCTCTTCATGAGAAAACGGGACAAGGCAGTGATTTTACTGGATGGATCGACCTGCCTGTTGACTATGACAAAGAAGAGTTTGCTCGCATCCAAAAAGCGGCGGCAAAGATACAACAAGATTCCGATGTGCTGCTTGTGATTGGAATCGGCGGTTCTTATTTAGGCGCAAGAGCTGCCATTGAAATGCTCAATCACAGTTTTTATAACGCTCTTCCAAGCGAAAAAAGAAAAACGCCGCAAATTATTTTTACCGGCAACAATATTAGCTCCACTTATATGAAGGATGTCATGGATTTTCTCGAAGGCAAGGATTTCTCCATTAATGTGATTTCTAAATCGGGAACGACGACTGAGCCTGCCATTGCCTTCCGAATTTTCCGTAAGTTGTTGGAGGAAAAATACGGAAAAGAAGAAGCGCGCAAAAGAATTTATGCTACTACCGATAAAGCAAAAGGCGCGTTGAAAACAGTGGCCGATGAAGAAGGGTACGAGACCTTTGTGATTCCGGACGATGTCGGCGGCCGCTATTCTGTATTGACGGCAGTAGGACTTTTGCCGATTGCGGTAAGCGGAGCGGATATTGAAGCGATGATGAAAGGTGCTGCTCAAGCTCGTGAAGATTTCGGCCATTCCGAGTTGAAAAACAATTTGGCTTACCAATATGCAGCAGTGAGAAATATTTTATACAATAAAGGAAAAACGACCGAATTGCTCATCAATTATGAACCGGGACTGCAATACTTTGCGGAATGGTGGAAACAATTATTCGGAGAAAGCGAAGGAAAAGACCAAAAAGGCATTTATCCTTCTTCTGCAAACTTTTCCACTGATCTTCATTCATTAGGGCAATATATTCAAGAAGGACGCCGTGATCTTTTTGAAACGGTCATTAAAGTCGAAAATCCGCGCCATGAAGTGACCATCGAAGCGGAAGAAAACGATCTTGACGGCTTGAACTATCTTGCCGGCAAAACGGTTGATTTTGTGAACAATAAAGCGTTTGAAGGCACGATGCTCGCTCACACAGACGGCGGTGTTCCGAATTTAATCGTTCGCATTCCAAAAATGGATGAGTATACGTTCGGATATTTAGTGTACTTCTTTGAAAAAGCCTGTGCCATGAGCGGCTACCTGCTCGGAGTCAATCCGTTTGACCAACCGGGAGTGGAAGCTTATAAAGTCAACATGTTTGCCCTTCTCGGCAAACCAGGCTATGAAGAGAAGAAAGCGGAACTTGAAAAACGATTGAAATAA
- a CDS encoding iron-containing alcohol dehydrogenase has translation MDNFIFYNPTKWIFGKGQLEELKTEVPKYGKNVLLVYGGGSIKRNGLYDRVLSLLKEIDVQVHELSGVEPNPRISTVRKGADICKREGIDFILAVGGGSVIDCTKAIAEAAKFDGDPWDIVMKKVEVESALPFGTVLTHAATGSEMNAGSVITNWETKEKVSWKSPLVFPKFSICDPTHTFTVPKDQTVYGIVDMMTHIFEQYFHDAKDTPLQDRMCEGALKTIIETAPKLIEDLENYQLRETIMFAGTIALNGMLQMGYRGDWATHNIEHAVSAVYDIPHAGGLAILFPNWMKHNLHVRPERFQQLAVRVFDVDPTGKTPEEAGLEGIQKLREFWSSLGAPSRLADYDIDDSRLEEIADKAMFRGEFGNFHALNRDDVLSILKASL, from the coding sequence ATGGATAATTTTATTTTTTATAATCCGACGAAGTGGATTTTCGGGAAGGGACAACTGGAGGAGCTGAAAACGGAAGTTCCGAAATACGGAAAAAATGTGCTTCTTGTTTACGGGGGAGGAAGCATTAAAAGAAACGGACTTTATGACCGCGTGCTTTCTTTGTTGAAAGAAATCGATGTCCAAGTGCATGAGCTTTCCGGGGTGGAGCCGAATCCGCGGATTTCAACCGTTAGAAAAGGAGCAGATATATGCAAAAGAGAAGGAATTGATTTTATATTAGCGGTTGGCGGCGGAAGCGTTATTGACTGCACGAAAGCCATTGCGGAAGCAGCAAAGTTTGATGGAGATCCATGGGATATTGTCATGAAAAAAGTGGAAGTCGAGTCGGCATTGCCTTTTGGAACGGTGTTGACTCATGCAGCGACTGGATCAGAAATGAACGCAGGATCCGTCATCACCAATTGGGAAACGAAAGAAAAAGTGAGCTGGAAAAGCCCGCTCGTATTTCCGAAATTCTCTATTTGCGACCCGACCCATACGTTTACCGTACCGAAAGATCAAACCGTTTATGGGATTGTCGATATGATGACTCATATTTTTGAACAATATTTTCACGATGCCAAAGACACTCCTCTCCAAGACCGGATGTGTGAAGGGGCTTTAAAAACCATAATAGAAACAGCTCCTAAGCTTATCGAAGATTTGGAAAATTACCAGCTGCGCGAAACGATTATGTTTGCCGGAACGATCGCTTTAAACGGCATGCTGCAAATGGGCTACCGCGGCGATTGGGCTACTCATAATATTGAACATGCAGTTTCCGCCGTATATGATATTCCACATGCCGGTGGGCTGGCGATTCTTTTCCCAAACTGGATGAAACATAACTTGCATGTTCGTCCGGAACGTTTTCAACAATTAGCGGTCCGTGTCTTCGACGTGGATCCAACAGGAAAAACGCCGGAAGAAGCAGGATTAGAAGGAATCCAAAAACTGCGGGAATTTTGGAGTTCGCTTGGCGCTCCATCTCGTTTGGCTGATTACGACATTGACGATTCACGCTTGGAAGAGATTGCAGATAAGGCCATGTTCCGTGGGGAATTTGGCAATTTCCATGCTCTCAATCGCGACGATGTGCTTTCGATTTTAAAAGCTTCTTTATAA
- a CDS encoding DUF378 domain-containing protein — translation MSALQRVALIFTILGAINWGLIGFFQYDLVAAIFGGQDSALSRIIYGIIGIAGLINLGLLFKPNESLEHDPEPNTAD, via the coding sequence ATGAGTGCTCTTCAAAGAGTGGCGCTTATCTTTACTATATTAGGAGCCATCAATTGGGGATTAATTGGCTTTTTTCAGTATGATCTAGTAGCCGCCATTTTCGGTGGACAAGATTCGGCTCTTTCACGAATCATTTACGGCATTATAGGCATCGCCGGATTAATCAATCTCGGTCTGTTATTTAAGCCGAACGAATCACTTGAACACGATCCTGAACCCAACACGGCTGATTAA
- a CDS encoding Glu/Leu/Phe/Val family dehydrogenase produces MTENLNLFTSTQSVIKEALVRLGYNEEMYELLKEPMRMLTVRIPVRMDDGTTKVFTGYRAQHNDATGPTKGGVRFHPDVTEDEVKALSMWMTIKSGIVNLPYGGGKGGIVCDPRQMSMGEIERLSRGYVRAISQLVGPTKDIPAPDVYTNSQIMAWMMDEYSRLREFDSPGFITGKPLVLGGSQGREKATAQGVTICIKEAAKKRGIDIKGAKVIIQGFGNAGSFLAKFLYDEGAKIVGISDAYGALYDPDGLDIDYLLDRRDSFGTVTTLFENTITNKELLELECDILVPAAVENQITSENAHNIKASIVVEAANGPTTMEATKILTNRGVLLVPDVLASAGGVTVSYFEWTQNNQGYYWTEEEVNERLKEKLVKAFNTVYDTAQSRNIDMRLAAYMIGVRRTAEAAKFRGWV; encoded by the coding sequence ATGACGGAAAATTTAAATCTATTTACTTCTACTCAAAGTGTAATCAAAGAGGCTCTTGTCCGATTGGGATATAATGAAGAAATGTATGAACTGTTGAAAGAACCAATGCGTATGCTGACGGTTCGGATACCGGTCCGCATGGATGATGGAACCACAAAAGTATTTACCGGCTACCGAGCACAGCATAACGATGCAACCGGCCCGACAAAAGGAGGAGTTCGCTTTCATCCGGATGTCACTGAAGATGAAGTGAAAGCGCTATCTATGTGGATGACGATCAAATCAGGCATCGTGAATCTTCCATATGGCGGCGGAAAAGGCGGGATTGTCTGCGATCCGAGACAGATGTCGATGGGAGAAATCGAACGATTAAGCCGCGGCTATGTCCGAGCGATCAGCCAATTGGTAGGACCGACAAAAGACATTCCGGCGCCTGATGTGTACACAAATTCTCAAATTATGGCCTGGATGATGGATGAATACAGCCGACTGCGCGAATTTGATTCCCCTGGTTTTATTACAGGCAAACCTCTTGTATTAGGGGGATCGCAAGGACGGGAAAAAGCCACCGCTCAAGGTGTGACCATTTGCATTAAAGAAGCGGCGAAGAAGCGAGGCATTGATATAAAAGGAGCGAAAGTCATTATCCAAGGTTTTGGCAATGCGGGAAGCTTCTTGGCCAAATTCTTGTATGATGAAGGAGCTAAAATTGTCGGAATTTCAGACGCTTACGGGGCTCTGTATGATCCGGATGGCCTTGATATCGATTACTTGCTGGATCGCCGTGACAGTTTTGGCACCGTCACAACATTATTTGAAAATACAATCACGAATAAAGAGCTTCTGGAATTGGAATGTGACATTTTAGTGCCGGCAGCAGTAGAAAATCAAATTACCTCAGAAAATGCACATAATATTAAGGCATCCATTGTGGTAGAAGCGGCTAACGGACCTACGACGATGGAGGCGACAAAAATTTTAACGAATCGCGGCGTCCTTCTTGTTCCGGACGTGCTGGCCAGCGCCGGCGGCGTAACGGTTTCTTATTTTGAATGGACGCAAAATAACCAAGGATATTATTGGACAGAAGAAGAAGTAAATGAGCGATTAAAAGAGAAATTAGTGAAAGCTTTTAACACGGTATACGATACCGCCCAATCCAGAAATATTGATATGCGCTTGGCTGCTTATATGATTGGAGTCCGCCGTACAGCGGAAGCGGCTAAATTTAGAGGCTGGGTATAA